The Capsicum annuum cultivar UCD-10X-F1 unplaced genomic scaffold, UCD10Xv1.1 ctg4962, whole genome shotgun sequence nucleotide sequence agcCTTTATTCTCACCCTTttctctacttttctttctttgtttctaTCAAGCCTCTCTATCTTACCATTACCTTTCTTATcgccctttttcttttttcatcacTGGTTCCTCTATGAGATCAAGCAATGGGATTTTACCTTTAGACTCATTAACAGCTAGATCTCCCGACACGATAAGTTGGGGCTGCTGTAATACCTCAACATCTACCTTTACCCTGTACAGGGATCCTCTAAATTGTGCAAGGTCTGAGACAAATATTTCTCTTACTCATGTATTGAAATGGATTTCTAACTCATCAATCCGACCGGGCATGGCTGGGAAGGGCTCCAGTGCGACCTTAATCCTCTTGTCTACCACAAAGGAAAATTATTTGGCAAAAAGTTACAACTGAGCCTCACACCACTTGGCTTGTTTTTCCACGCTCCTGAAATTCATTGAGTTGAAGACAAATTTTGTGGTAGACACAACAACTGATGGATTTGTTTTATTTCTAGGAATTGATTCTGCTATTGTTGAGGATATCGGTGCCGCAGCTTTAGAATCCTACACTGCTATATTAGGTGCTGAACTGGTACCGGTAATAGGCAGATCTGTTTCAAACCCTGCACCTCTATCAAATGTTAGCCTCGACTAATTTTTATCATATCGGATGGGGTTGTGGGTCTTCTTCTTAGGAATTTCATTGTCTATCCCTACAACTTCAGGTACATTGGCTGCCTGACACAACCTTGTGATTAGATAAGGGAAAGGATATGCCGTGTTGGGTCTTGAGACCCGAATTTTTATCTCCTCAGCAATGATCTCTCTGAATTTCAAACTGAGTTTAGCCATAAGACTTGCGACCAGTATCGCTCTATCATCTACAATGATGTTATCTCCCTTAATAGGCATCAAATGGGTGCGTACTACACCTAAACAGAACCTTGCCTCTAGAGTCAGGGAGGCCTTGCAAATCCTTGCATTCGGGTTGGTCAGCCATTCAAGTTTCCCATCAGCTATGAAAGTGGCTTACCAAGACCATTGATTTGCACGATGCTTTAACTGAGCATAGAATGCAGGTGAAGTGGCCTCAGGAGTGAATTTGGGGCCATGAAGaaatttgttgattgttgtttCTAAGAGATCCACCATCATACCCTATACTGGAACTTTACCCAACAATGTTTGATACTCTGATTTCTCTCCTTATTTGCACATGTTCTCCAGTCGAGCCTGATAGTTTACATAGACTCCTTAACTTGTGTAGGGAAAAATGAGCTTCCTACTTTCGTGGTCCATCCCAAGTTGTAGTCTCGGAATTTTTCCTCCACTTCAGTGTTTTTACTCAACCCAGTAGTGatgatcttcttttcttcaaataTTAGCCTTTTAACGGTTTTCTTTTAGTTCTGAGAAGCCCATCATAGAAGGTTTTCTGTGCCATGGGAATTTACCACCTAGCACTGTCTCAAACTCCGGGGCTCTTGCATTTAACTAGAGTTCCCCGAATCAGAGATTCTTTATCATCCTATTGATCAGTAGAAAGGGACTTCAATAATGGTCCCTTAGAATTAGGTTGTTCAAAATCAGCATGCTCCGACTCAGGCTCCCCAGACTCAGAATGCTCAGGCTTAGGCTGCTCAGAAGCTGTACTGTCAGGTGGTGGTGTTTCTTCAGTAGCACTTTCTTTACTCTCCTCTACCTCAACTGGTGAAGGTGGATAAGGCTCTTCTAGGCTTTACTTTTTCCTTTGCTTCCTGAGAAGTGGCTCAGCCTCCTCATAATCAAATCCCTCATCGAAGAGTCTTCGAGGTACACTCCCCTTTGTCACATTCTTTATAGGTTTGGTGCTCTTTTCTTTGGGTACCATTATAAGAcatgtatcaaaataaaaaaatcatttttcactcATGATCATACAACTCGAGAAGTTCAGTCATTATATTTCCACATACCTCAAAAGAGGTTCACAATTGTATTAGTGAAAAGTTATGGTGACATATTCTTATATGTCATCAtaaatgtgatagcttatcaggcgTGTGGTCAACCTTAAATAGAACATGCTTATTTTTCCTAACTTGGGATGAAatagtctgataagccatcacatttGTGATATCTTATCAGGcatatcgtcagccttaaatagaacaTGCCTATTTTTTCCAATTTGTGATGACATtgtttgataagccatcacatgcgtgataatttatcaaacacgtCTTCAGCTCAGAGTACAATCTCCAACTCAGTTTTAGTCTTGATTATCAAACCATTTTCTTTTTAGATTCGCATGGAGTTGTGTTCTTGAGCTAAACCCTGTGTCCTTTCGGACAATGGAGCACTATAAACCCTAGATGccatttttcacacaatggaAAGTTATGCTTGCCTCAATCGCTTTGAAACTAAGGTTTACATTAGTTGCATCACTTACCAAATGAAGGGAAGAGTTAATTGTTGAGCATACTTGATGAACGACTTTTACTTGGTTACTTGAGTGAAGAAGAGTTCACAGGTGAAAGAGGGTCCTTGATTTGATTGAATTCAAACCCACTCTCAGAAGAAaggatatttttcttgttttacttggaaatatttttgaaaaagaaaggtaaTAACCTAACTATGGaaagaaataaaacttaaaggaGAGAAAAAAGAGTATGCGGGAAGGTCAAAAGGTTAACTAGGTCGGGTTggatctttttttaattttgggcCTAAATTTCACCTGCCAGCTTATCAAatgtttgataagtcatcaatgaTGTCATCAACTCAAGGAAGTATGTTGCCTTATTTTGAATTCTCTGATTCCAtctctgacggcttatcataggTATGATAGCCTGTCACAAATTCTTTACCCTTATCATAACATGTATCAACTTTGTTAAGCTGACTACATACGTTTCACCTTATTTGTACTAGAACCTaactataaaagtaaaaaaactttacttgaaaacataaaaattttgggttgcctctcaatagcacctgatttagtatcgcggcatgaCTCGGTTAtgttgactactcagactttgtcaagCCAACCTACTGatacctctttaccatcttcatagaatacatccacAATTGAGAAAACACTCTTCTTATTTTGCTATGTCATGGGTGAGTGTATTGCGAatcttgcttctttgtcattgagcAGGCaattcagctcattcagctctaTGTCTACTATCACTCTCCTAGTCGcgaggaatggtctacccaaaataatgggtacttcaaagtccacatCACAGTTAAGGACTACAAAATCGGGAGGAAGTGTAAAGTCGGCCAcatttaccaatacatcatgtagtATTCCTATTGGCCAATTTAcggacctatccgccatcaccagCCGCATATTTATCGGGGTCAGATCTCTCAAACCCAGCATTCCATACATGACTAGTGGCATCAGATTTATGCTCGCCATCAGATCACATAGGGCCTTAGCAATATAGAAAGACCCGATTgtacatggaatagtgaatgctccaagGTTGGCCTTCTTCTGTACTAAGG carries:
- the LOC124892682 gene encoding uncharacterized protein LOC124892682 codes for the protein MVITTRSGKILSGPFVGKNIVDEVVDDEPEEGGPVGAKKLDNPPNALEKEKYKENEVVVTTTQKPSPSFPQRLKKKTDETKFSKFMSMLKQLTMNVPFVEALEKMLGYSKFMKDLLKNKRAVRYELVENLHHCNVVSTRSLVQKKANLGAFTIPCTIGSFYIAKALCDLMASINLMPLVMYGMLGLRDLTPINMRLVMADRSVNWPIGILHDVLVNVADFTLPPDFVVLNCDVDFEVPIILGRPFLATRRVIVDIELNELNCLLNDKEARFAIHSPMT